One region of Fusobacterium russii ATCC 25533 genomic DNA includes:
- a CDS encoding glucose-6-phosphate isomerase, translating to MKKINLDYSKIFNFVSEEEISSLKTEVELAVKKLETKTGEGNDFLGWLDLPENYDKNEFERIKKAAEKIKNNSEVLVVVGIGGSYLGARAVIESLTHSFYNVLSKENRKAPEIYFAGQNISGRYLKHLIEVIGDRDFSVNVISKSGTTTEPAIAFRVFKELLEKKYGEKAKERIYATTDSARGALKKLADEKKYETFVIPDDVGGRFSVLTAVGLLPIAVAGIDIDALMKGAKEARDDYKKDFNSNDCYKYALIRNILYRKGYLVELLANYEPRLHYIAEWWKQLYGESEGKNQKGIFPAAVDLTTDLHSMGQYIQDGRRFLFETIINIGENPEDLRIKEEKEDLDGLNYLAGQTLAYVNAKAFEGTLLAHIDGGVPCMTINIPEMNAYNLGYLIYFFEKACAVSGYILGVNPFDQPGVESYKKNMFALLGKKGFETLSKELSERLGK from the coding sequence ATGAAAAAGATAAATTTAGATTATTCTAAAATTTTTAATTTTGTCAGTGAAGAGGAAATAAGTTCTTTAAAAACAGAAGTAGAACTTGCTGTAAAAAAATTGGAAACTAAGACAGGAGAAGGGAATGATTTTTTAGGTTGGTTGGATTTGCCTGAAAATTATGATAAAAATGAGTTTGAGAGAATAAAAAAAGCGGCAGAAAAGATAAAAAATAATTCGGAAGTTCTTGTTGTGGTTGGAATAGGGGGCTCATACTTAGGAGCAAGAGCAGTTATAGAAAGCTTGACACACAGTTTCTACAATGTTTTATCTAAAGAAAATAGAAAAGCTCCAGAAATATATTTTGCAGGACAAAACATATCTGGAAGATATTTAAAGCATTTAATAGAAGTTATAGGAGATAGAGATTTCTCAGTTAATGTAATATCTAAATCAGGGACAACAACAGAACCGGCAATAGCATTCAGAGTGTTTAAAGAATTGTTGGAAAAAAAATATGGAGAAAAAGCAAAAGAAAGAATATATGCGACAACAGATTCTGCAAGAGGAGCATTAAAAAAATTAGCGGATGAAAAAAAATATGAAACATTTGTAATTCCAGATGATGTTGGAGGAAGATTTTCAGTTTTGACAGCCGTTGGACTTCTTCCTATAGCTGTAGCTGGTATTGATATTGATGCTTTAATGAAGGGGGCAAAAGAGGCAAGAGATGATTATAAAAAAGACTTTAACTCCAATGATTGCTATAAATATGCACTTATAAGAAATATTTTATATAGAAAGGGTTATTTAGTTGAACTTTTAGCAAATTATGAGCCAAGGTTACATTATATAGCTGAATGGTGGAAACAACTATACGGAGAATCTGAAGGGAAAAATCAAAAGGGAATTTTTCCAGCAGCAGTAGATTTGACAACTGATTTACATTCTATGGGACAATATATACAGGATGGAAGAAGATTTTTATTTGAAACAATAATAAATATCGGAGAGAATCCGGAAGATTTGAGAATTAAAGAAGAGAAAGAGGACTTAGATGGATTAAACTATCTTGCAGGGCAAACTTTAGCTTATGTTAATGCAAAAGCTTTTGAAGGGACTTTACTTGCACATATAGATGGAGGTGTTCCTTGTATGACAATAAATATCCCGGAAATGAATGCCTATAATTTAGGTTATTTGATATATTTCTTTGAGAAAGCCTGTGCTGTGAGCGGTTATATTTTAGGAGTGAATCCATTTGATCAACCTGGAGTGGAGTCATATAAAAAGAATATGTTTGCTCTTCTAGGAAAAAAAGGTTTTGAAACTTTATCTAAGGAGCTAAGTGAAAGATTGGGAAAATAA